One stretch of Argiope bruennichi chromosome 3, qqArgBrue1.1, whole genome shotgun sequence DNA includes these proteins:
- the LOC129963747 gene encoding uncharacterized protein LOC129963747 produces MAILKRCWTPFMVYSWTTVKLGCYYASLYTAVFHVLFITYSLYTMDGGKSDEFYSPFFEFSKYGTVIIGSCAIIYSFVFLMMCAMLIYGVKNENRCMFYPWMIGMTLEILIMICMGIWFIFRYYHNSYSFLAAFILWCIDGLHLYCLLCVISQYQVFKELQEPKFVILYP; encoded by the coding sequence ATGGCGATATTAAAACGATGCTGGACTCCTTTCATGGTATATTCGTGGACCACCGTCAAGCTTGGTTGCTATTATGCTTCTCTGTATACAGCTGTTTTCCATGTTCTCTTCATTACATATTCGTTATATACGATGGATGGAGGAAAATCCGATGAATTTTACAGTCCCTTTTTCGAATTCAGCAAATATGGTACTGTAATCATCGGTTCCTGTGCTATTATTTACAGTTTTGTATTCCTGATGATGTGCGCCATGCTAATATATGGCGTTAAAAACGAAAACAGATGCATGTTCTATCCCTGGATGATAGGTATGACACTGGAAATCTTAATTATGATTTGTATGGGAATATGGTTCATTTTCCGTTATTATCATAACAGTTATTCTTTTCTGGCTGCATTTATACTCTGGTGTATTGATGGATTGCATTTATATTGTTTGCTGTGTGTTATCTCGCAATACCAAGTATTCAAAGAACTCCAGGAGcccaaatttgttattttataccCTTAG